From a region of the Pseudoxanthomonas sp. X-1 genome:
- a CDS encoding 3-oxoacid CoA-transferase subunit A, giving the protein MIDKTLPSCAAAVADIRDGATVMIGGFGTAGMPDALIEALIEHGARELTIVNNNAGNGETGLAALIKHKRVRKIVCSFPRQSDSQHFDAAYRAGEIELELVPQGNLAARIHAAGNGLGAIFTPTGYGTELAQGKETREIDGRHYVLEYPIHADVALIKAHRGDRWGNLVYRKTARNFGPLMAMAAKCTIAQVHEVVELGGLDPEAVVTPGIFVQRVVAVGHQEARA; this is encoded by the coding sequence ATGATCGACAAGACCCTGCCCTCGTGCGCGGCGGCGGTGGCCGACATCCGCGACGGCGCCACGGTGATGATCGGCGGCTTCGGCACGGCCGGCATGCCCGACGCGCTGATCGAGGCGCTGATCGAACACGGCGCGCGCGAGCTGACCATCGTCAACAACAACGCCGGCAACGGCGAGACCGGCCTGGCCGCGCTGATCAAGCACAAGCGCGTGCGCAAGATCGTGTGCTCGTTCCCGCGGCAGAGCGACTCGCAGCATTTCGACGCGGCCTACCGCGCCGGTGAGATCGAGCTGGAGCTGGTGCCGCAGGGCAACCTGGCCGCGCGCATCCACGCCGCCGGCAACGGCCTGGGCGCCATTTTCACCCCGACCGGCTACGGCACCGAACTGGCGCAGGGCAAGGAAACGCGCGAGATCGACGGCAGGCACTACGTGCTCGAGTACCCGATCCACGCCGACGTCGCGCTGATCAAGGCCCACCGCGGCGATCGCTGGGGCAACCTGGTCTACCGCAAGACCGCGCGCAACTTCGGCCCGCTGATGGCGATGGCGGCCAAGTGCACCATCGCCCAGGTCCATGAGGTGGTGGAACTCGGCGGGCTCGATCCCGAGGCCGTGGTCACCCCCGGCATCTTCGTCCAGCGCGTGGTCGCGGTCGGCCACCAGGAGGCCCGCGCATGA
- a CDS encoding MFS transporter, with product MAHATAPNAPLTLQSMSPFQWLAIAICVLLNMLDGFDVMVMAFAAPHVSADWGLSGKELGLMLSAGLVGMAAGSLVLAPLADRYGRRAMILWCLVILTVGMALSGLARNAWQLAGLRVFTGLGIGGMLAGVGVITAEYASPKWRSTAVALQATGYPIGATLGGLIAAVLLERWGWHATFFFGALASLLCIPVVLALLPESLDFLLSRRPPDALARLNALLARMRAPRLDALPPPPPVPEKAGYAALFTPGLRRNSVLIALAFFMHMFAFYFVLSWTPKLLVQAGLSAEQGVTGGVLLNLGGIIGGALFGWLAARFALPRLTATSFLIAALGMAVFASLGTQLQLAFPVAFVIGAALFGSMAGLYAVAPIVFAPSVRTTGLGWAIGIGRVGAILSPMTVGVLVDAGWQPANLYYVLALPLLVAIAAVLTMRLQPAR from the coding sequence ATGGCCCACGCCACAGCCCCCAACGCCCCGCTCACGCTGCAGTCGATGAGCCCGTTCCAGTGGCTGGCCATCGCCATCTGCGTGCTGCTCAACATGCTCGATGGCTTCGACGTGATGGTGATGGCCTTCGCCGCGCCGCACGTCTCGGCCGACTGGGGCCTGAGCGGCAAGGAACTCGGGCTGATGCTCAGCGCCGGCCTGGTCGGCATGGCCGCCGGCTCGCTGGTGCTGGCGCCGCTGGCCGACCGCTACGGCCGGCGCGCGATGATCCTGTGGTGCCTGGTGATCCTGACCGTGGGCATGGCGCTGTCAGGCCTGGCGCGCAACGCCTGGCAGCTGGCCGGGCTGCGCGTGTTCACCGGCCTGGGCATCGGCGGCATGCTCGCCGGCGTGGGCGTGATCACCGCCGAGTATGCCAGCCCCAAGTGGCGCAGCACCGCGGTCGCGCTGCAGGCCACCGGCTATCCCATCGGCGCCACGCTGGGCGGCCTGATCGCCGCGGTGCTGCTGGAGCGCTGGGGCTGGCACGCGACCTTCTTCTTCGGCGCGCTGGCCTCGTTGCTGTGCATCCCGGTGGTGCTGGCGCTACTGCCCGAGTCGCTGGACTTCCTGCTCAGCCGGCGCCCGCCCGACGCGCTGGCCCGGCTCAACGCGCTGCTGGCGCGCATGCGCGCCCCCAGGCTGGACGCGCTGCCGCCGCCCCCGCCGGTCCCGGAAAAGGCGGGCTATGCGGCGCTGTTCACCCCGGGCCTGCGCCGCAACAGCGTGCTGATCGCGCTGGCCTTCTTCATGCACATGTTCGCCTTCTACTTCGTGCTGAGCTGGACGCCCAAGCTGCTGGTGCAGGCCGGGCTGTCGGCCGAGCAGGGCGTCACCGGCGGGGTGCTGCTGAACCTGGGCGGCATCATCGGCGGGGCCCTGTTCGGCTGGCTGGCCGCGCGCTTCGCCCTGCCGCGGCTGACCGCCACCAGCTTCCTGATCGCCGCGCTGGGCATGGCGGTGTTCGCCTCGCTGGGCACGCAGCTGCAGCTGGCCTTCCCGGTGGCCTTCGTGATCGGCGCGGCGCTGTTCGGCTCGATGGCCGGCCTGTACGCGGTGGCGCCGATCGTGTTCGCGCCGAGCGTGCGCACCACCGGCCTGGGCTGGGCGATCGGCATCGGCCGCGTCGGCGCGATCCTCTCGCCGATGACCGTCGGCGTGCTGGTCGACGCGGGCTGGCAGCCGGCCAATCTGTACTACGTCCTGGCCCTGCCGCTGCTGGTGGCCATCGCCGCGGTGCTGACGATGCGCCTGCAGCCCGCGCGCTGA
- the aroD gene encoding type I 3-dehydroquinate dehydratase: protein MKLRRTTLAARMLLALALMAGAATAANAADMNNASTLPAVRTIAVKGVQIGQGAPKTIVPITGKTAAEQLAQAQRIGANADTDVVEWRIDYLDIAGDAKALVKLAPQIAAAAGGKPVILTFRTKAEGGATAIADADYGKLYAALIKAHAADLYDVEMFRDRAVVEAIVAAAHAAGAYVVMSNHDFHATPDTAEIVARLRQQQALGADVLKIAVMPRNPGDVLKLLDATWQLRQSSDRPLLTMSMGPVGVVSRLSGETFGQALTFGMIGTASAPGQIEVGTLRGILTTLDNATKKPQ, encoded by the coding sequence ATGAAGCTTCGCCGTACTACCCTAGCCGCCCGCATGCTGCTGGCCCTCGCCCTGATGGCCGGCGCCGCCACCGCCGCCAATGCCGCCGACATGAACAACGCGTCCACCCTGCCCGCCGTCCGCACCATCGCCGTCAAGGGCGTGCAGATCGGCCAGGGCGCACCGAAGACCATCGTGCCGATCACCGGCAAGACCGCGGCCGAGCAGCTGGCCCAGGCCCAGCGCATCGGCGCCAATGCCGACACCGACGTGGTCGAGTGGCGCATCGACTACCTGGACATCGCCGGCGACGCCAAGGCGCTGGTCAAGCTGGCCCCGCAGATCGCCGCGGCCGCAGGCGGCAAGCCGGTGATCCTGACCTTCCGCACCAAGGCCGAGGGCGGCGCCACCGCGATCGCCGATGCCGACTACGGCAAGCTCTACGCCGCGCTGATCAAGGCCCATGCCGCCGACCTGTACGACGTGGAGATGTTCCGCGACCGCGCGGTGGTCGAGGCCATCGTCGCCGCCGCGCACGCGGCCGGCGCCTACGTGGTGATGTCCAACCACGACTTCCACGCCACGCCGGACACGGCCGAGATCGTCGCCCGCCTGCGCCAGCAGCAGGCCCTCGGCGCGGACGTGCTGAAGATCGCGGTGATGCCGCGCAACCCCGGCGATGTGCTCAAGCTGCTCGACGCCACCTGGCAGCTGCGCCAGAGCAGCGACCGCCCGCTGCTGACCATGTCGATGGGCCCGGTGGGCGTGGTCTCGCGCCTGTCCGGCGAGACCTTCGGCCAGGCCCTGACCTTCGGCATGATCGGCACCGCCTCGGCGCCGGGCCAGATCGAGGTCGGCACGCTGCGCGGGATCCTGACCACGCTCGACAACGCCACCAAAAAGCCGCAGTAA
- a CDS encoding carbohydrate porin produces MSYASRSFSRALTPLALALLATPLLAQAQDRFDATTMTGGWNGQRAALADKGISFRGDYVGEAMGVVDGGLDTGARYAQQVRVGFDLDMGKLAGWDGGTFRFTLNDRRGRSTSADLVGNRFPIQEAYGGQYTRLTELSYDQTFNGGRSYFKLGFYAMGNQFGLLSAGTSFVNAAFCAHPLAMSGNSGWYNYPTARWGGEFAEQLTSSVNLRAGWFQVNPNLGGNIERNAFRPFVEGTTGSLFPVELTWKPGAGTLYPGVYKFGGYYDSSRVPKKGLDTSSVTGRDGAYVLAEQKLYTPGSDAAIGLNAFAEYMVSDSDTAQLKRWYAIGGVWQGVGSRSKDRIALGYVGSDINHRLLDARRAALTTAGVPADSPLFALTGAEELYELSYSFQVNPWLMLRPDVQYITNPGTFSYAQTDNALAVGLQAKITF; encoded by the coding sequence ATGTCGTACGCCTCCCGCTCCTTCTCCCGCGCCCTGACGCCGCTGGCGCTGGCCCTGCTGGCCACGCCGCTGCTGGCCCAGGCGCAGGACCGCTTCGATGCGACCACCATGACCGGCGGCTGGAACGGCCAGCGCGCCGCGCTGGCCGACAAGGGCATCAGCTTCCGCGGCGACTATGTCGGCGAGGCGATGGGCGTGGTCGATGGCGGCCTGGACACCGGCGCGCGCTATGCACAGCAGGTGCGCGTGGGCTTCGACCTGGACATGGGCAAGCTGGCCGGCTGGGACGGCGGCACCTTCCGCTTCACCCTCAACGACCGCCGCGGCCGCAGCACCTCGGCCGACCTGGTGGGCAACCGCTTCCCGATCCAGGAAGCCTACGGCGGCCAGTACACGCGCCTGACCGAGCTGAGCTACGACCAGACCTTCAACGGTGGCCGCTCGTACTTCAAGCTCGGCTTCTACGCGATGGGCAACCAGTTCGGCCTGCTCAGCGCCGGCACCAGCTTCGTCAACGCCGCCTTCTGCGCCCACCCGCTGGCCATGAGCGGCAACAGTGGCTGGTACAACTACCCGACCGCGCGCTGGGGCGGTGAGTTCGCCGAGCAGCTGACGTCCTCGGTCAACCTGCGCGCCGGCTGGTTCCAGGTCAATCCCAACCTGGGCGGCAACATCGAGCGCAACGCGTTCCGGCCCTTCGTCGAGGGCACCACCGGCTCGCTGTTTCCGGTCGAGCTGACCTGGAAGCCGGGCGCCGGCACGCTGTATCCGGGCGTGTACAAGTTCGGCGGCTACTACGACTCCTCGCGCGTGCCCAAGAAGGGGCTGGACACCAGCAGCGTCACCGGCCGCGACGGCGCCTACGTGCTGGCCGAGCAGAAGCTCTACACGCCGGGCAGCGACGCGGCCATCGGCCTGAACGCCTTCGCCGAGTACATGGTGTCGGACAGCGACACCGCCCAGCTCAAGCGCTGGTACGCCATCGGCGGGGTGTGGCAGGGCGTGGGCTCACGCAGCAAGGACCGCATCGCGCTGGGCTACGTGGGCTCGGACATCAACCACCGCCTGCTCGATGCCCGCCGGGCCGCGCTGACCACCGCCGGCGTGCCGGCCGATTCGCCGCTGTTCGCGCTCACCGGCGCCGAGGAGCTGTACGAGCTGTCCTACAGCTTCCAGGTCAATCCGTGGCTGATGCTGCGCCCGGATGTGCAGTACATCACCAACCCCGGCACCTTCTCCTACGCCCAGACCGACAACGCCTTGGCCGTCGGCCTGCAGGCCAAGATCACCTTCTGA
- a CDS encoding NosD domain-containing protein, producing MRPVLLVASGLLACLPLLAAAHQAEPDPPARQVLKVDRYDDDEAPGSLRWAIATANAAPGIYRIEIAAVGTAPYVIKPRAPLPELKGPVAIVGLPFAQSGQYVAIDGAAYVTGTGTRACPGAVPGQYGTNVRTTTLPGLVLRDTQGVELAGLEVRNFCIGVLINRSHDNWLHDNRIVANKGGAGVMLTGDDGNGQSTPTTTVHNRVVRNEFIDNGDGLELTRGAAWNLVADNLFRSTDANPEPSQGIEILWGNDNLVLRNRFENYSDGLQINWGNRNTIAANTFTGNSIGVSLTGRDNVVDGNTITGNGIGVALRPQPVSRPNRITANAIFGNGLKIERCQAGGACVPGQARGAIVFGVPGLEHADFVGSRGGGVESDPAKLAQICSARVTDHCQPVPNDGLAAPVVEQARRSGTTLQIQGQVRGTANTVQRVEVFGNPRASDTEATRYLGDAQVTTDAQGQARFSFAVPATADIAGVTATVTAVDGATSPLSAPRAVAR from the coding sequence ATGCGCCCCGTCCTCCTCGTTGCCAGCGGCCTGCTGGCCTGCCTGCCGCTGCTGGCCGCCGCCCACCAGGCCGAGCCCGATCCGCCCGCGCGCCAAGTGCTGAAGGTGGACCGCTACGACGATGACGAGGCGCCGGGCTCGCTGCGCTGGGCCATCGCCACCGCCAACGCGGCGCCGGGCATCTACCGGATCGAGATCGCCGCGGTCGGCACCGCGCCCTACGTGATCAAGCCGCGCGCGCCGCTGCCCGAGCTCAAGGGCCCGGTGGCCATCGTCGGCCTGCCGTTCGCGCAGTCCGGCCAGTACGTGGCCATCGATGGCGCCGCCTACGTCACCGGCACCGGCACCCGGGCCTGCCCCGGCGCGGTGCCGGGCCAGTACGGCACCAACGTGCGCACCACGACCCTGCCAGGCCTGGTGCTGCGCGACACGCAGGGAGTGGAGCTGGCCGGGCTGGAAGTGCGCAACTTCTGCATCGGCGTGCTGATCAACCGCAGCCACGACAACTGGCTGCACGACAACCGCATCGTCGCCAACAAGGGCGGCGCCGGCGTGATGCTGACCGGCGACGACGGCAACGGCCAGTCCACGCCCACCACCACCGTGCACAACCGCGTGGTGCGCAACGAGTTCATCGACAACGGCGACGGCCTGGAGCTGACCCGCGGCGCGGCCTGGAACCTGGTGGCCGACAACCTGTTCCGCTCCACCGACGCCAATCCCGAGCCCTCCCAGGGCATCGAGATCCTGTGGGGCAACGACAACCTGGTGCTGCGCAACCGCTTCGAGAACTACTCCGACGGCCTGCAGATCAACTGGGGCAACCGCAACACCATCGCCGCCAACACCTTCACCGGCAACTCCATCGGCGTCAGCCTGACCGGGCGCGACAACGTGGTCGATGGCAACACGATCACCGGCAACGGCATCGGCGTGGCACTGCGCCCGCAGCCGGTGTCGCGGCCCAACCGGATCACCGCCAACGCGATCTTCGGCAACGGCCTGAAGATCGAGCGCTGCCAGGCCGGCGGCGCCTGCGTGCCGGGCCAGGCGCGCGGGGCGATCGTGTTCGGCGTGCCGGGGCTGGAGCATGCCGACTTCGTCGGCTCGCGCGGCGGCGGCGTCGAGAGCGATCCCGCCAAGCTGGCGCAGATCTGCAGCGCGCGCGTCACCGACCACTGCCAGCCCGTGCCCAACGACGGCCTGGCCGCGCCGGTGGTCGAACAGGCCCGCCGCAGCGGCACGACCCTGCAGATCCAGGGCCAGGTGCGCGGCACGGCCAACACCGTCCAGCGCGTGGAAGTCTTCGGCAACCCGCGCGCCAGCGACACCGAGGCGACTCGCTACCTGGGCGATGCCCAGGTGACCACCGACGCCCAGGGCCAGGCGCGCTTCTCCTTCGCCGTGCCGGCCACCGCCGACATCGCCGGCGTCACGGCGACCGTGACCGCCGTGGACGGGGCCACCTCGCCCCTGTCCGCGCCGCGCGCCGTGGCGCGCTGA
- a CDS encoding Gfo/Idh/MocA family oxidoreductase encodes MNRRDFIAAGGLLAATSLLSATPAWARGRRLRMGLIGTGMRGQVHLTELLRRSDVDVVALCDIEPIMLGQAQAMVAKAGKPAPKVYGADGDVNAWKRLLETRGLDGVIIATPWEWHAPMAIGAMEAKVAVGCEVVAGITLQDHWDVLETQLRTGTPYMLLENVCYRRDVMAALQMVRAGLFGELIHLQGGYQHDLRGVKFNDGNPAHPYDSGVEFGPKGWSEARWRTEHSIERNGDLYPSHGIGPCAMYTGINRGNRFTRLNAFATKARGLHDYTVEKSGGTTHPSTKVTFKLGDVVTTTLACANGETILLQHDTSLPRPYSLGFRVQGTKGLWMDLNHGVHIEGRSPPHEWEDFKAYQDQYEHPLWKQYAGDAAGAGHGGMDWFVMHAFCEALKANAPMPIDIFDAVTWSAITPLSEQSIAQGFQTLDFPDFTRGQWQQRKPIFAFDARY; translated from the coding sequence ATGAACCGCAGAGACTTCATCGCCGCAGGCGGCCTGCTGGCCGCCACCAGCCTGCTCTCGGCCACCCCCGCCTGGGCGCGCGGCCGGCGCCTGCGCATGGGCCTGATCGGCACCGGCATGCGCGGCCAGGTGCATCTGACCGAGCTGCTGCGCCGCAGTGACGTGGACGTGGTGGCGCTGTGCGACATCGAGCCGATCATGCTGGGGCAAGCGCAGGCGATGGTCGCCAAGGCCGGCAAGCCGGCGCCGAAGGTCTATGGTGCCGATGGCGATGTCAACGCGTGGAAGCGCCTGCTCGAGACCCGCGGGCTGGACGGCGTCATCATCGCCACGCCATGGGAATGGCACGCGCCGATGGCCATCGGCGCGATGGAAGCCAAGGTGGCGGTGGGCTGCGAGGTGGTCGCCGGCATCACCCTGCAGGACCACTGGGACGTGCTGGAGACCCAGCTGCGCACCGGCACGCCGTACATGCTGCTGGAGAACGTCTGCTACCGCCGCGATGTGATGGCGGCGCTGCAGATGGTGCGCGCCGGCCTGTTCGGCGAGCTGATCCACCTGCAGGGCGGCTACCAGCACGACCTGCGCGGGGTGAAGTTCAACGACGGCAATCCCGCCCACCCCTACGACAGCGGCGTGGAGTTCGGCCCCAAGGGCTGGTCGGAGGCGCGCTGGCGCACGGAGCATTCGATCGAGCGCAACGGCGATCTCTATCCCAGCCACGGCATCGGCCCGTGCGCGATGTATACCGGCATCAACCGCGGCAACCGCTTCACCCGCCTCAACGCCTTCGCCACCAAGGCGCGCGGCCTGCACGACTACACGGTGGAGAAGAGCGGCGGCACCACGCATCCCAGCACCAAGGTCACCTTCAAGCTGGGCGACGTGGTCACCACCACCCTGGCCTGCGCCAACGGCGAGACCATCCTGCTGCAGCACGACACCTCGCTGCCGCGCCCGTACTCGCTGGGCTTCCGCGTGCAGGGCACCAAGGGCCTGTGGATGGACCTCAACCACGGCGTCCACATCGAGGGCCGCAGCCCGCCGCACGAATGGGAGGACTTCAAGGCCTACCAGGACCAGTACGAGCATCCGCTGTGGAAGCAGTACGCCGGCGATGCCGCCGGGGCGGGCCATGGCGGCATGGACTGGTTCGTCATGCACGCCTTCTGCGAGGCGCTCAAGGCCAACGCGCCGATGCCGATCGACATCTTCGACGCGGTGACCTGGAGCGCGATCACCCCGCTGTCCGAGCAGTCCATCGCGCAGGGCTTCCAGACGCTGGACTTCCCGGACTTCACCCGCGGCCAGTGGCAGCAGCGCAAGCCGATCTTCGCCTTCGACGCGCGCTACTAG
- a CDS encoding TonB-dependent receptor: MLPAPAFRSRSRSPLSLAVASVLLALALPAAAQDTTAQDGEPAKDSQATDLARIQVTGSNIRRTDVETASPVQVISKQEIENMGARTLLQVLDNLPAARPAQQDFRSLFTGSDGASQANLRGLGAQGTLVLLNGRRLSYYGAPAGFQTQFVNIDAIPAAAIERMEVLTDGASAVYGTDAIAGVINVITKRDYQGAEVNLTTDSSSRIDSYGEHQASITGGFGDLDRDRFNVYGSVNYYKRDAIPLSDVYDKRPAQYYVNNPNYLKNLRLGTGSKPGEFNPGSYFAFDPVTGARVQEAAPGCNNVLTTEAAGPRCIWQTWMNNEIDGGAQSERTTVYLNSHFLVGDTTEAFAEGTYTDIDLRANGGTPRTFNTTTGNPTSWFSRNTGTTVNQFLYPYLGPNNEYNHASPALKAMMGGVVGLQYLLQDAGDDYFGQRNTDKSYRVVTGLRGQLGQWNWETAFATAGSHSVTYQTVNVNLKGFEKAFGPFTIEPGTGRVIISDHPAYKFGEISEANAALIREAYPTFDIQSWTRLHTLDGKIEGPIAQLPAGEMRAAFGFNATRETFYTPGNPDAADGLITQQGGSWFDGARNTYALFAETVAPLTEKLELDAALRADKYPNFDTNLAPKIGLKYQALPQLMLRGTYSEGFRAPSLAEAGTGGVFAQLGGYRDETRCAETNAIANLLLQSSRAGDVDLGNALLNSDCSRTVARMTQPNKNLQPEKAKIATLGFVFEPVRWLSVSADYWFVYRRNQIVAPDYSKDTDILSMTRSPITDADRANLAQLAAMCADPGAGVACPGTLPGYSVGNVSAVVGQYKNQGKTLIDGFDIDARSQFSLGAWGKLNLGLAATIARRNESYIDDEYRWYYGNTVGYYSNPRLRATLNADWSYQQFTTSVFVNYTGGTKWGWDRIDAQDNNADTCTAGYLPLEKSKCDGAPSWWTANLSVAWRPDAHWNVGLTLKNLFDRKPFYDPNSFLGDSSDYASIYGRVVSFQVGYKF, from the coding sequence ATGTTGCCCGCACCTGCGTTCCGTTCCCGCTCCCGTTCCCCGCTGTCGCTGGCCGTGGCCAGCGTGCTGCTGGCCCTCGCCCTGCCCGCCGCCGCGCAGGACACCACCGCCCAGGACGGCGAACCGGCCAAGGACAGCCAGGCCACCGACCTGGCCCGCATCCAGGTCACCGGCTCCAACATCCGGCGCACCGATGTGGAGACCGCCTCGCCGGTTCAGGTCATCAGCAAGCAGGAAATCGAGAACATGGGCGCGCGCACCCTGCTGCAGGTGCTCGACAACCTGCCGGCCGCGCGGCCGGCGCAGCAGGACTTCCGTTCGCTGTTCACCGGCTCCGATGGCGCCTCGCAGGCCAACCTGCGCGGGCTGGGCGCGCAGGGCACGCTGGTGCTGCTCAACGGCCGCCGCCTGTCGTACTACGGCGCGCCGGCGGGCTTCCAGACCCAGTTCGTCAACATCGATGCGATCCCCGCCGCGGCGATCGAACGCATGGAAGTGCTGACCGACGGTGCCTCGGCCGTGTACGGCACCGACGCGATCGCCGGCGTGATCAACGTGATCACCAAGCGCGACTACCAGGGCGCCGAGGTCAACCTGACCACCGACAGCTCCTCGCGCATCGACTCCTACGGCGAGCACCAGGCCAGCATCACCGGCGGCTTCGGCGACCTGGACCGCGACCGCTTCAACGTCTACGGCTCGGTCAACTACTACAAGCGCGATGCGATCCCGCTGAGCGATGTCTACGACAAGCGCCCGGCGCAGTACTACGTCAACAATCCCAACTACCTGAAGAACCTGCGCCTGGGCACCGGCAGCAAGCCGGGCGAGTTCAATCCGGGCAGCTACTTCGCCTTCGACCCGGTCACCGGCGCGCGCGTGCAGGAGGCCGCGCCAGGGTGCAACAACGTGCTCACCACCGAGGCCGCCGGCCCGCGCTGCATCTGGCAGACCTGGATGAACAACGAGATCGACGGCGGCGCGCAGTCCGAGCGCACCACGGTCTACCTCAACAGCCACTTCCTGGTCGGCGACACCACCGAGGCCTTCGCAGAGGGCACCTATACCGACATCGACCTGCGCGCCAACGGCGGCACGCCGCGCACGTTCAACACCACCACCGGCAACCCGACCAGCTGGTTCTCGCGCAATACCGGCACCACGGTCAACCAGTTCCTGTATCCGTACCTGGGGCCGAACAACGAGTACAACCACGCCAGCCCGGCGCTGAAGGCGATGATGGGCGGCGTGGTGGGCCTGCAGTACCTGCTGCAGGACGCGGGCGATGACTACTTCGGCCAGCGCAACACCGACAAGAGCTATCGTGTGGTCACCGGCCTGCGCGGCCAGCTGGGGCAGTGGAACTGGGAGACGGCCTTCGCCACCGCCGGCAGCCACTCGGTCACCTATCAGACCGTCAACGTGAACCTGAAGGGCTTCGAGAAGGCTTTCGGTCCCTTCACCATCGAACCGGGCACCGGGCGGGTGATCATCTCCGACCATCCGGCGTACAAGTTCGGCGAGATCAGCGAGGCCAACGCGGCGCTGATCCGCGAGGCGTACCCGACCTTCGACATCCAGTCCTGGACGCGCCTGCACACCCTGGACGGCAAGATCGAAGGGCCGATCGCGCAGCTGCCGGCCGGCGAGATGCGCGCGGCGTTCGGCTTCAACGCCACCCGCGAGACCTTCTACACGCCGGGCAATCCGGATGCGGCCGACGGCCTGATCACCCAGCAGGGCGGCTCGTGGTTCGACGGGGCGCGCAACACCTATGCGCTGTTCGCCGAGACCGTGGCGCCGCTGACCGAGAAGCTGGAGCTGGACGCGGCCCTGCGCGCGGACAAGTACCCCAACTTCGACACCAACCTGGCGCCGAAGATCGGCCTGAAGTACCAGGCGCTGCCGCAGCTGATGCTGCGCGGCACCTACTCCGAGGGCTTCCGCGCGCCCAGCCTGGCCGAGGCGGGGACCGGCGGCGTGTTCGCCCAGCTGGGCGGCTACCGCGACGAGACGCGCTGCGCCGAGACCAACGCGATCGCCAACCTGCTGCTGCAGTCCAGCCGCGCCGGCGACGTGGACCTGGGCAACGCGCTGCTCAACAGCGACTGCAGCCGCACCGTGGCGCGCATGACCCAGCCCAACAAGAACCTGCAGCCGGAGAAGGCCAAGATCGCCACGCTGGGCTTCGTGTTCGAGCCGGTGCGCTGGCTGTCGGTGTCGGCCGACTACTGGTTCGTCTATCGCCGCAACCAGATCGTCGCGCCGGACTACAGCAAGGACACCGACATCCTGTCGATGACCCGCTCGCCGATCACCGACGCCGACCGCGCCAACCTGGCGCAGCTGGCGGCCATGTGCGCCGATCCCGGCGCGGGCGTGGCCTGCCCCGGCACGCTGCCGGGCTACAGCGTGGGCAACGTGTCCGCGGTGGTGGGCCAGTACAAGAACCAGGGCAAGACGCTGATCGACGGCTTCGACATCGACGCGCGCAGCCAGTTCTCGCTCGGCGCCTGGGGCAAGTTGAACCTGGGCCTGGCCGCGACCATCGCCCGCCGCAACGAGAGCTACATCGACGATGAGTACCGCTGGTACTACGGCAACACCGTGGGCTACTACAGCAACCCGCGCCTGCGCGCCACGCTCAACGCCGACTGGAGCTACCAGCAGTTCACCACCAGCGTCTTCGTCAACTACACCGGCGGCACCAAGTGGGGCTGGGACCGGATCGACGCGCAGGACAACAATGCCGATACCTGTACCGCCGGCTACCTGCCGCTGGAGAAGAGCAAGTGCGACGGCGCGCCGTCGTGGTGGACCGCCAACCTCAGCGTGGCCTGGCGCCCCGACGCGCACTGGAACGTGGGGCTGACGCTGAAGAACCTGTTCGACCGCAAGCCCTTCTACGATCCCAACAGCTTCCTGGGCGATTCCAGCGACTACGCCAGCATCTATGGCCGGGTGGTCAGCTTCCAGGTGGGGTACAAGTTCTAG